The Candidatus Neomarinimicrobiota bacterium genome contains the following window.
CAGCATACTCGAGGGGATCAAACTGGGGATCTTTCACTAATTGAGATTTTTTCACCACATGGCTGTTATAAAAAGCGTCGCCTCTCCCTCTCATCTGAACAAAAACATTGTTGAACTGATGAGCCTTTGCAAAACGAAGAGCTCTATCAACATCCTCTTGAGACGTCAACGAACTTCGAACAACCCAGATTCCTCTGAAATCGAGCTTACTCAACGGCTGCGTCTGGAGAAACTGGAGTCCTGTAAAACAAAAAAAGGCAACCTTCAGGGTTGCCTTGGAGACATCTCTCATAGTCAATTCAAAGTTGCCAGTTATTCCTCGTTATCAGTTTGGGTTTCTGCCTTTGTCACAGCTTTAACCATCTTCTTTGTCTTTCTTTTCTTTTTCTCCGTAGAATCCCCCGAATCGGCCATCATTTCCGCATAATCCACCAATTCCAACTGCGAGACAGAAGCCGAGTCGTTATCTCTAAAGCCAAGCTTAACAATCCGCGTATAGCCGCCCTGTCGATCAGTATACTTGGGTGCGATTTCGTCAAACAGAATCTTCACAATATCAGGCCTGTGGATATGCCTCAGCACTTGCCGTCGGTCATGCAGGGTTCCCCGCTTGGCTTTAGTGATGAGCGGTTCGATGAACTTGCGGGTCTCCTTTGCCTTGGCATCGGTAGTCTTAATCCGCTTATGTTCGATGAGAGACGATGCAAGGTTCGACAAGGTCGCCTTTCTATGGCTTGCCGTCCGTCCCAGTTTTCTGCCGCGTTTCTGATGCCGCATTATCTTTGATCTACTGCTCAGTTTCTAACATATAGCGTTTAACATTCATGCCGAAAGAGAGTCCCATCTCTCCCAGTTTCTCCACAAGTTCCGAAAGCGATTTTCTGCCGAAATTCTTGTACTTCAGCATTTCACTCTCTTCCTTTGAAACAAGATCAATAATCCGCCCAATCCCGGCTGCCTCAAGACAGTTGTGACTTCTTACAGAGAGTTCCATTTCATCAATACTATTATCGAGAAGCTCACGGATTCGAAGAACATCTTCATCAATCTCCTCTACGATCTTCAGGACAGGTTCTGCCTCTTCAGAAACGAATTGACTTAAATGCTCAATGAGAACATTTGCTGCATGATTCAAGGCATTCTCAGGAGTAATGGTCCCATCAGTATGAGCTTCAATGACCAGTCGCTCAAGACTGTCCTTGGCGGACGATACAGGTTCAACATCGTAAGTTACCCGGTTGACGGGATTGAAAATGGAATCAATGAAGATAGTCCCGATAGGTGAGTCTACCCTTCGATGGCTATCGGCATCAACATATCCTTTACCCACTCCGATCTGTAGCTCCATAGTGAAATTGGCTTCATCATTCAGCGTTGCAATATGCAGACTCGGATTCATAACCTTGAACTGCTTGGACGTTTCATTGATATCCTTTGCAGCAAAGTTACCCTTACCGGTAAAACTGAGTTGCACTTTGTCCGGTTTGTTTTCTTTCAGCTTGAATCGCACCTGCTTGAGGTTCTGGATGATGTCTGACACATCTTCTACTACGCCATCGATTGTCGAAAATTCGTGAAGAATTCCGTCAACTCGCATATTGACTATGGCTGCTCCCGGAATACTGGTCATCAAGATCCTTCTGAGGGCGTTGCCCACAGTGATTCCGTTACCGCGCTCAAGAGGCTCTAATTCGAAACGACCGTAAGAACCTGTCGTCGCTTTATCATCTACACGGAACTTGAATTCACCATTTGTTGTCATATCTACTTTCCCCTTTAAACTACTTTGAAAAGAGCTCTACTACTACCTGTACCTTGAATATCGGATCAAGTTCATCTTTATCAGGTGTTTTCAGGACAGTGCCGGACAGTGAAGCCTTATCAAGCGCCAGCCAGGGAGAATCGAGATCCCCCTTGATCTGCTTAACTGAATCATGAATTACCTGCAGTTTTCTACTTTTTTCTCTCACCTTGATCTCATCACCTGCCGAGACGGTAAAAGAAGGAATATTTACTTTTCTGTTATTTACCAGGAAATGGCCGTGGTTTACCAATTGGCGGGCAGCATCACGAGTGGAAGCAAGACCGAGACGGTAGACCACATTATCAAGACGCCTCTCAAGGAGTTGAAGGAGATTGACACCTGTTTCACCTTGCATTTTTTCAGCCCGCTTGAAATAGCGCCGGAATTGACGTTCAAGAAGCCCGTAGGAGTACTTCATCTTCTGTTTTTCACGCAGTTGCATTCCATAATTCGACAGTCTGCGCCGTCTTGACTGACCGTGTTGGCCGGGTTTATAATTCTTCCTTTCGAGGATTTTTCCTATCTTGGGATTGCCGAAGATATTCTCGCCAAATTTGCGAGCTATTTTTACTTTAGGGCCGATATATCGTGCCATTTATGTGCTCCTTTGCTACACCCGTCGCTTCTTCGGCGGACGACACCCGTTATGCGGAATTGGTGTCACGTCACGGATAGCCGTCACTTCCATGCCGACAACTCCCAGAGAGCGGATTGCTGATTCTCTGCCAGACCCGGGCCCTTTTACCTGAACCTCAACTTTTTTCATCCCAAGTTCCATAGCTTCTGAGGCCGCCTTCTGGGCCGCCTGCTGCGCTGCGAAAGATGTACTCTTACGCGAACCCTTGAATCCGGTTGTACCAGCGCTGGCCCATGAGATGACGTTCCCGTTAACATCAGTCAGCGTAATAATAGTATTGTTGAAAGTTGCCTTAATATGGGCAATCCCATCCTCGGGCACTTGTCCCTTCTTCTTTTTTTTCTTTCTCTTCGGAGGTGCCATAATTGAGTCCTAACCTGAATTAATATTAAGCTTTCTTACCGACAGCCGTTTTTCTTCCAAGACCGACCGTCTTCTTCCTGCCTTTTCTGGTCCTGGCATTCGTCTTGGTTCTTTGTCCATTAACCGGTAGACCCCGGCGATGACGGAACCCACGGTAACTGCCGATATCCATCAAACGTTTCACATTCATTGTGTATTCTGTCCGGCATGCACCTTCTACCTTGTGAGTACCAACACTGTCCCGGATCGCCGTTACCTGATCTTCCGAAAGATCATTGACGCGAATATTGCCATCAACTTTTGCCTGTTCGAGAATCTCCTTTGATCTCGAGTGCCCTATGCCGTAGATGTAACAGAGGGCAAATTCAACTTTCTTGTCTTTCGGCAAGTCTACACCTGCTATACGTGCCATGCTTCTATCCCTGCCTCTGTTTATGCCGCGGATTTACACAGATTACTCTCACGACGCCCTTTCTACGGATAATCTTACATTTATCACAAATCTTTCTCACTGAGGTTCTAACTTTCATTTTTCTGCTTCTCTACTTATGTCGATATACGATTCTTCCCCTGCTGAGATCATAAGGTGATATCTCGAGTGTTACCACGTCACCCGGCAAAATCTTAATAAAATATTTTCTCATTTTACCGGATACATGTGTTAATACTTCGTGCGTTTTGCCGCCGATTTCAACTTCTACTCTGAACATGGCACTTGGGAGCGCTTCCTTGATGATACCGTCTATTGTAATCGGCTGTTCTTTAGCCATCATAGACACCGTTGCTCAGGATTTTGCCGCCGTCTTCGCCCACCACGATTGTGTGTTCAAAGTGCGCCGAAGGGTTGCCGTCACGAGTACATACCGTCCAGCCATCCTGTTTTGTATAGATTTCCTTACTACCCTTATTCACCATCGGTTCAATGGCAAAACACATACCAGTCTTAAGTTCCACTCCCTGCCCCGGATTGCCGTAATTAGGAATCTGTGGATCTTCGTGAAGTTGCGTTCCAATGCCGTGCCCAACCAACTCCCGTACAACTGAAAAATCGAAACTTTCCACATATTCCTGAATCTTGTGACCGATATCTGAAACATAGTTGCCGTTTTTCGCCTGCTCGATACCGATGTAGAGAGATCGTTCTGTTACATCAAGAAGTTTCCTCACATCGTCTTCAACCGAAGTACCAACCGCATAGGTTCTGGCGCTATCTCCGTAGTAGCTATCTTTAAGAGCGCCGCAGTCAATTGAAACGATATCTCCGTCACGCAATATTCTCCCATCAGGAATTCCATGTACCACCTCGTTATTTCTCGAAAAACAGATGGAGGAAGGATATCCCATATAGCCTTTGAATGCGGGTTCGGCTCCCTGAGAGAGGATATACTCTTCAACCATCGAATCTATATCTTTACCCGTTACACCCGGGACAATCTTATCTTCAAGTAACTCAAAAGTCTCATGAACGATTCTGGAACTTTCCCGAATCTTCTCCACTTCTCTCTCACTTCTGATACTTACCATTATGCTACCCTCAGGATCTTCTCCGTCCTCTGATTTTCCCATGCTTGAGGAATCCGTCATAATGCCGCATCAGCAGGTGAGACTCAATTTGCTGCAGCGTGTCCAGAGCTACGCCCACGATAATAAGAAGACTGGTTCCGCCAAAGAAGGATGCAAGGTTATAGCTAACGTCCATAGTGTTCATTAGTAGATAAGGGAAAACAGCAATGAATGCCAGGAAGAACGATCCCGGCAGTGTCACTCTTGTCAGGATGTTGTCGATGAATTCAGAAGTTTTTTTGCCCGGTCTTACACCGGGAATGAACCCGCCATGCTTCTTCATATTGTCAGCCACTTCTACGGGATTGAAGGCGATAGCAGTGTAAAAATAGGTAAAGAAGACAATCAACGATCCGAAGACAAGCCAGTAGAACCAGTGTTCAAACGAAAATACCCTCAATACGCCTTGCATGAACTCACTGTTCTGGAAAAACGTCGCCACGGTGCTGGGCAAAAACATGATTGACTGAGCAAAAATGATGGGCATGACCCCCGCAGTATTAACTCTCATAGGAATATGAGTTGATTGACCACCGTAAACTTTTCGACCCACAATCCGTTTGGCGTACTGCACCGGGATTTTTCGTGTCCCCTGAGTAATCAAAACGACAAATGCTACAATAACAAACATGATTCCAATCAGGACAATCTCCGTAAGTGGACCTCGAATTTCTTCCTGAATCAGTGAAATTTCACTGATCACCATATTAGGCAGTCTGGCTACAATTCCGATCATGATAATCAATGATATCCCGTTGCCAATACCCCGTTCTGTTATCTGTTCGCCAAGCCACATGATGAACACCGTTCCCGTCACGAGCGACACCATTGTCGTAAACTTGAACATGAACCCAGGATCCGGTACCACCATCACCCCCATTCCTCCAACGGTGGACTCCAGATTTTCGAGAAAAATTGCGACTCCGTAGGACTGAAGGAAGGAGATCAAGACTGTACCGTAGCGCGTTAACTGGGTAATCTTTTTACGACCTTCTTCGCCTTCCTTCTGCAGTCGCTGAAAATAGGGTACCACCACACCCATCAACTGGATAATGATAGACGCTGAGATGTATGGCATTATTCCGAGTGCAAACAGGGTCGCTTTCTGAAAAGCACCTCCGGCAAACAGATCATAGAGACCAAACAGTGTGTTCTGGAAATTCTGAATTGCTGCCCCTAACGCTTCGCCATCTATACCGGGAACTGGGACGTGCGCTCCAACACGAACAACAAAAAGAAGGCTAAGGGTAAATAAAATTCTCTTCCGTAGCTCAGGGATGTTAAAAATATTTCTGAACTTATCAATCATACAATAATCGTCTTGCCCCCGGCTTTTTCTATTTTTTCGGCTGCTCCCTTGCTAAAAGCGTGGGCTGTCACTTCAACGGCCGAACTTATCTCTCCATTGGCCAGCACCTTTACGGGAGCAACCACAGTCTGGATCAATCCACGCTCCCACATAGTTAAAACATCAACCTTCTTCTCACCAAGTTTATCGATACCGGCAATACTGACAATTTGATGGGTGATTTTGAAACGTGCGTTGGAGAATCCCCGCTTGGGAACACGCCTCTGCAACGGCATCTGACCACCTTCATACCACGAGCGTCGTTTACTGCCGGACCGGGAATGATATCCCTTGTTGCCCCGTCCAGAGGTCTTCCCTTTGCCCGAACCTTCACCGCGGCCAAGACGCTTGGGGCTTTTCTGAGCTCCGGATGAGGGTTTCAATTCTCCAAGTTTCACTCTTCTTCAACCTCTAAAAGAAACTCAACTGCCTCAATCATACCTCTAATCTGGGGTGTATCAACGTGATGTACAGTTTGATGCATCTTCCTGAGACCCAAAGCAGTCATCGTCCGCTTGGTCTTTTCTCGATGACCGATGACACTTCTAGTCTGGGTAATTTTCAATGTTTTCTGTTTCTTCTTGGCCATCGGTTCTATCTACTTAAAGATTTCGCTTAACGTGATTCCCCTGCGGTTTGCCACTGATACCGGATCCTGAAGATTTCTCAAGGCGACCTCTGTTGCTCTCACAATATTGTTAGGATTTGTCGAACCGAACCGCTTTGTGAGGATGTCGGTAATACCGGCCTGTTCAACCAGACCCCGTACGACACTTCCGGCAATAATCCCTGTACCGGGCGCCGCTGGCTTCAACATGACCCGGCTTGCCCCAAATTTCCCGATAATCTTGTGCGGAATTGTACCGTTGACAAGCGGGATGCGAAAAAGATTTTTCTTCGCGTTCTCTTTAGATTTTGTAATGGCAGCAATCACTTCATTTGCCTTACCGTAACCGAGCCCCACATGTCCTTTCCCATCACCTACTGTGACAAGCGCACTGAAACGAAATCTTCTGCCCCCGGACACAACTTTCGCAACGCGGTTTATCCGGATAACCGTCTCTTCCTGAAGTTCAAGCTCTGTTGGATCAATAGTACTCAAAACTTCAATCCTCCTGTTCGCGCGCCATCAGCCAGCGCCTTAATCCTGCCATGATAGAGAAATCCATTTCTGTCGAATACAACTTTCCCTATCTTCTTAGTTTTTGCTCTTTCAGCCAAAACACGTCCTACGATTTCACTTTTTTCGACATTTGACTTGGCACTCTTCAACTTTGATTGAATCCCCTTCTCTACAGATGAGGCCGATACCACTGTCTCACCCTTCTGATCATCTACAATCTGACTATAGATGTGATTCAAACTGCGATAGACAACCAGTCGCGGATTATTGTTTGTCCCCAACATCCGTTTGCTACGCCGGCGCCTCCTGCTTCTCCTGATCTGTTTTTCAAATTTCCGCTTCACAATAGCCCCTTATTCCCCTACGGTTTTACCTTTCTTGATACTTACGTGCTCGTCAGCGTACCGGATTCCTTTACCCTTATACGGCTCAGGAGGATTGAAAGATCTGATCTTAGCTGCAACTTGTCCAACTAATTGTCGATCAATCCCTGAAACAGTCAGTTTGCTCTTTGTCGCTTTTATCTCAATCTCTTCCGGCGGTTCAAAATAGATGTCGTGAGAGTATCCCAAGGCCAGTTTGAGTCGCTTTCTTTCCATTACAGCGCTGAATCCGATACCGATTATTTCAAGATCCTTCGAAAAACCGTCGGATACTCCATGAACCATGTTAGACAGGAGAGCCCTTGTTGTACCGTGTAAAGAACGGTAAGTCTTGCTGTCAGATGGTCTCTGAACTTCTAAATGTTCCTTCTCCTGTTTGATAATCATATCGGCATTGAATTCAAATTCTAACGTCCCTTTTGGACCTTCAACCACCGCACGGCTGCCCTTCAGAGAGACCTTCACCCCTTCCGGTATGGCAATAGGCTGTTTTCCAATTCTAGACATCGAACACTACCAGACGTTGCAAACTATCTCTCCGCCAACGTTCAACTTCTTGGCAACTTTGTTTGACACGACTCCCTTGGATGTGGTTAAGATTGATATTCCAAGACCATCAAGAACCCGCGGTACTTCACCGGCCTTAGAGTAGATCCGCCTGCCGGGTTTACTTATCCGCTTGAGATGCTTAATAACAGGACTTCCAGAGCGATCATATTTCAAAAATACTCTTATCACCTTTCCTACAGGATTATTAATGATGAAAAAATCTTTAAGATAGTGTTCTTCTTTGAGAATATAGAGGATCCGGATCTTCAGGTTAGAAGCTGGAACATCTACCCAACGACTCGCTGAAGCCTGTCCATTACGGATTCTGGTCAGCAAATCAGCAACTGGATCTGTCATACTCACTTAATCTTCTCCTATTCTTGCCCTACCAGCTCGCCTTGGTAACACCGGGGATTTCCCCTTTCAGTGCAAGTTCCCGGAAACAGAGACGGCAAAGACCAAATCTTCTCAGAAACCCCCGCGAACGGCCGCACTTTGAGCATCTGTGATATCGCCTTACCGAAAACTTTTGTGACTTTTTTGATTTAACGATCAGTGACTTTTTTGCCATTATGCAACCTCTTCAACCGATTCCGGAGAACTTTCTTCATCCACTTCTTCAACATCCTGAACTTTACTCGTGAAAGGATCTTTTTCCTTAAAGGGAAATCCTAGAGATTTAAGTAATTCGTAGCCGCCTTCATCATTGTTAGCAGTAGTGACGATAGTAATATCTAAGCCACGTACCCGGTCTATTTTATCGTAGTCAATCTCAGGAAAGACAATCTGCTCTTCAATGCCAAAGTTGAAGTTCCCTCGGCCGTCAAATGATTTGATAGAGAGTCCATTGAAATCACGTACGCGGGGCAGGGCTATAGATACAAGTCTTTCCAGGAACTCGTACATCATCCATTTTCTAAGGGTAACGCGGCATCCGACGGGATCTCCGACTCTGAGCTTGAAATTAGAGATGGCCTTTTTTGCGCGTGTGATTACAGCCTTCTGACCGGAAATAGTTGTCAGATCATCTACGGCATGTTCCAGAGATGCTTTCTCATCTTTCGCATTCCCGATGCCGATGTTCAAAGATATTTTCTCCAAACACGGCACTTCAAGATTGTTTTTCAGATGCAATTTCTTTTTTAGAGCAGGCACAATGTCATTCTGATATCCTCGGAAGAGGTTAGGTACATACCCATTTGTAGAAGAGGCAGACGGCTTCTTTTTCTTAGGAACAGCCTTCTTTGCTGTGCCAGCTTTCTTTGCCTTTACACTACTCTTTTTCTTTTCTTCTGCCAAATCGTCCTCTTAAGAATCTATATCATCACCAGTTTTAAGAGAGTACCTAACCTTGCGACCCGTTTCTAGAAAACGGAGTCCCACCCGGGTCCTCTGCCCGCCAGCCACCAGCATAACGTTAGAGACATGAATGGGTGCCTCCCGCTCGACAATTCCACCTTGAGGATTGTTCTGCGAGGGACGGGTATGTCGCTTTATGAAATTAATACCTTCAACAACGATTTTATCAGTTGTGGGATAAGATTGCAGAACTTTACCCTTTTTCCCTCGGTCATCACCGGAGATCACCTCAACAGTATCTCCCTTTCTAATATTCATTTATATCACCTCAGGCGCCATGGAAACAATTTTCATAAAGCCTTTTTCTCTTAATTCACGGGCTACGGGACCGAAAATCCGCGTTCCGCGTGGTTCCCCGGCACCGGTAAGCAGAACCGCCGCATTATCATCAAACCTGACATAAGAACCGTCTTTCCTTCCCACCTCTTTTCTCGTCCGAACAATGACAGCTCGCGACTTTTCACCCTTCTTCACCATACCACCAGGAATCGCCTGTTTAACAGTTACTACCACGATATCTCCCACACTTGCATAGCGCCGTCTTGTACCGCCCAAAACTTTGAAACAGAGTACTTCTCTTGCACCAGTATTGTCCGCGACTTTTAGTCTTGTTTCTGACTGAATCATAATCTGCTTTGTAACTCTTCAGGATTACTCTATT
Protein-coding sequences here:
- the rplR gene encoding 50S ribosomal protein L18, with the translated sequence MLGTNNNPRLVVYRSLNHIYSQIVDDQKGETVVSASSVEKGIQSKLKSAKSNVEKSEIVGRVLAERAKTKKIGKVVFDRNGFLYHGRIKALADGARTGGLKF
- the infA gene encoding translation initiation factor IF-1; this translates as MAKEQPITIDGIIKEALPSAMFRVEVEIGGKTHEVLTHVSGKMRKYFIKILPGDVVTLEISPYDLSRGRIVYRHK
- the secY gene encoding preprotein translocase subunit SecY, with protein sequence MIDKFRNIFNIPELRKRILFTLSLLFVVRVGAHVPVPGIDGEALGAAIQNFQNTLFGLYDLFAGGAFQKATLFALGIMPYISASIIIQLMGVVVPYFQRLQKEGEEGRKKITQLTRYGTVLISFLQSYGVAIFLENLESTVGGMGVMVVPDPGFMFKFTTMVSLVTGTVFIMWLGEQITERGIGNGISLIIMIGIVARLPNMVISEISLIQEEIRGPLTEIVLIGIMFVIVAFVVLITQGTRKIPVQYAKRIVGRKVYGGQSTHIPMRVNTAGVMPIIFAQSIMFLPSTVATFFQNSEFMQGVLRVFSFEHWFYWLVFGSLIVFFTYFYTAIAFNPVEVADNMKKHGGFIPGVRPGKKTSEFIDNILTRVTLPGSFFLAFIAVFPYLLMNTMDVSYNLASFFGGTSLLIIVGVALDTLQQIESHLLMRHYDGFLKHGKIRGRRRS
- the rpsD gene encoding 30S ribosomal protein S4 → MARYIGPKVKIARKFGENIFGNPKIGKILERKNYKPGQHGQSRRRRLSNYGMQLREKQKMKYSYGLLERQFRRYFKRAEKMQGETGVNLLQLLERRLDNVVYRLGLASTRDAARQLVNHGHFLVNNRKVNIPSFTVSAGDEIKVREKSRKLQVIHDSVKQIKGDLDSPWLALDKASLSGTVLKTPDKDELDPIFKVQVVVELFSK
- a CDS encoding type Z 30S ribosomal protein S14 translates to MAKKSLIVKSKKSQKFSVRRYHRCSKCGRSRGFLRRFGLCRLCFRELALKGEIPGVTKASW
- the rplE gene encoding 50S ribosomal protein L5; protein product: MAEEKKKSSVKAKKAGTAKKAVPKKKKPSASSTNGYVPNLFRGYQNDIVPALKKKLHLKNNLEVPCLEKISLNIGIGNAKDEKASLEHAVDDLTTISGQKAVITRAKKAISNFKLRVGDPVGCRVTLRKWMMYEFLERLVSIALPRVRDFNGLSIKSFDGRGNFNFGIEEQIVFPEIDYDKIDRVRGLDITIVTTANNDEGGYELLKSLGFPFKEKDPFTSKVQDVEEVDEESSPESVEEVA
- the map gene encoding type I methionyl aminopeptidase; its protein translation is MVSIRSEREVEKIRESSRIVHETFELLEDKIVPGVTGKDIDSMVEEYILSQGAEPAFKGYMGYPSSICFSRNNEVVHGIPDGRILRDGDIVSIDCGALKDSYYGDSARTYAVGTSVEDDVRKLLDVTERSLYIGIEQAKNGNYVSDIGHKIQEYVESFDFSVVRELVGHGIGTQLHEDPQIPNYGNPGQGVELKTGMCFAIEPMVNKGSKEIYTKQDGWTVCTRDGNPSAHFEHTIVVGEDGGKILSNGVYDG
- the rpsM gene encoding 30S ribosomal protein S13; the encoded protein is MARIAGVDLPKDKKVEFALCYIYGIGHSRSKEILEQAKVDGNIRVNDLSEDQVTAIRDSVGTHKVEGACRTEYTMNVKRLMDIGSYRGFRHRRGLPVNGQRTKTNARTRKGRKKTVGLGRKTAVGKKA
- the rpsK gene encoding 30S ribosomal protein S11 — translated: MAPPKRKKKKKKGQVPEDGIAHIKATFNNTIITLTDVNGNVISWASAGTTGFKGSRKSTSFAAQQAAQKAASEAMELGMKKVEVQVKGPGSGRESAIRSLGVVGMEVTAIRDVTPIPHNGCRPPKKRRV
- the rplO gene encoding 50S ribosomal protein L15, with amino-acid sequence MKPSSGAQKSPKRLGRGEGSGKGKTSGRGNKGYHSRSGSKRRSWYEGGQMPLQRRVPKRGFSNARFKITHQIVSIAGIDKLGEKKVDVLTMWERGLIQTVVAPVKVLANGEISSAVEVTAHAFSKGAAEKIEKAGGKTIIV
- the rpmD gene encoding 50S ribosomal protein L30, whose translation is MAKKKQKTLKITQTRSVIGHREKTKRTMTALGLRKMHQTVHHVDTPQIRGMIEAVEFLLEVEEE
- the rplQ gene encoding 50S ribosomal protein L17, which translates into the protein MRHQKRGRKLGRTASHRKATLSNLASSLIEHKRIKTTDAKAKETRKFIEPLITKAKRGTLHDRRQVLRHIHRPDIVKILFDEIAPKYTDRQGGYTRIVKLGFRDNDSASVSQLELVDYAEMMADSGDSTEKKKRKTKKMVKAVTKAETQTDNEE
- the rplX gene encoding 50S ribosomal protein L24, with protein sequence MNIRKGDTVEVISGDDRGKKGKVLQSYPTTDKIVVEGINFIKRHTRPSQNNPQGGIVEREAPIHVSNVMLVAGGQRTRVGLRFLETGRKVRYSLKTGDDIDS
- the rplN gene encoding 50S ribosomal protein L14 encodes the protein MIQSETRLKVADNTGAREVLCFKVLGGTRRRYASVGDIVVVTVKQAIPGGMVKKGEKSRAVIVRTRKEVGRKDGSYVRFDDNAAVLLTGAGEPRGTRIFGPVARELREKGFMKIVSMAPEVI
- the rplF gene encoding 50S ribosomal protein L6, which encodes MSRIGKQPIAIPEGVKVSLKGSRAVVEGPKGTLEFEFNADMIIKQEKEHLEVQRPSDSKTYRSLHGTTRALLSNMVHGVSDGFSKDLEIIGIGFSAVMERKRLKLALGYSHDIYFEPPEEIEIKATKSKLTVSGIDRQLVGQVAAKIRSFNPPEPYKGKGIRYADEHVSIKKGKTVGE
- a CDS encoding DNA-directed RNA polymerase subunit alpha; the encoded protein is MTTNGEFKFRVDDKATTGSYGRFELEPLERGNGITVGNALRRILMTSIPGAAIVNMRVDGILHEFSTIDGVVEDVSDIIQNLKQVRFKLKENKPDKVQLSFTGKGNFAAKDINETSKQFKVMNPSLHIATLNDEANFTMELQIGVGKGYVDADSHRRVDSPIGTIFIDSIFNPVNRVTYDVEPVSSAKDSLERLVIEAHTDGTITPENALNHAANVLIEHLSQFVSEEAEPVLKIVEEIDEDVLRIRELLDNSIDEMELSVRSHNCLEAAGIGRIIDLVSKEESEMLKYKNFGRKSLSELVEKLGEMGLSFGMNVKRYMLETEQ
- the rpsE gene encoding 30S ribosomal protein S5, whose product is MSTIDPTELELQEETVIRINRVAKVVSGGRRFRFSALVTVGDGKGHVGLGYGKANEVIAAITKSKENAKKNLFRIPLVNGTIPHKIIGKFGASRVMLKPAAPGTGIIAGSVVRGLVEQAGITDILTKRFGSTNPNNIVRATEVALRNLQDPVSVANRRGITLSEIFK
- the rpsH gene encoding 30S ribosomal protein S8, with protein sequence MSMTDPVADLLTRIRNGQASASRWVDVPASNLKIRILYILKEEHYLKDFFIINNPVGKVIRVFLKYDRSGSPVIKHLKRISKPGRRIYSKAGEVPRVLDGLGISILTTSKGVVSNKVAKKLNVGGEIVCNVW
- the rpmJ gene encoding 50S ribosomal protein L36, which codes for MKVRTSVRKICDKCKIIRRKGVVRVICVNPRHKQRQG